The following proteins come from a genomic window of Winogradskyella sp. PC-19:
- a CDS encoding alpha/beta fold hydrolase, which yields MSQLKYIEIDHFELASGLNFSLKLSYQHFGLPLNSAPVVLVNHALTGNSQVIGEKGWWNGIIGEDKVIDTNNYSVLSFNIPGNGFGNINEDFVKYYKDFTAKDIARIFVEGLQRLSIHKLFAVIGGSVGGGIAWELSILKPNLIENIIPIATDWKATDWLIANCYVQERILENSRNPIADARIHAMTFYRNSLSFKQKFNRTKASALLFNMESWLNHHGEKLSQRFQLSTYKMMNQILKSINVAENKNEFLNKAKNIKGNIHIITINSDVFFVPNENWETYVELKTVKENVTINEIKSIDGHDAFLIEFSQISKFLNPIFNKKEKENETSQLSYIGHR from the coding sequence ATGTCACAATTAAAGTACATAGAAATAGACCATTTTGAATTAGCTTCAGGGCTCAATTTCAGCCTCAAATTAAGTTATCAACACTTCGGTCTACCTTTAAATTCTGCACCTGTTGTTTTAGTTAATCATGCGTTAACAGGAAATTCTCAAGTTATTGGTGAAAAAGGGTGGTGGAACGGGATTATTGGCGAAGATAAAGTCATTGATACCAATAATTATTCGGTTTTGTCATTTAACATTCCTGGTAATGGTTTTGGTAACATTAACGAGGATTTTGTAAAATATTATAAAGACTTTACAGCAAAAGACATTGCCAGAATTTTTGTTGAAGGTTTACAACGTTTATCGATACACAAACTGTTTGCTGTAATTGGTGGTTCTGTTGGTGGTGGAATTGCTTGGGAGCTTTCAATTTTGAAACCAAATTTGATTGAAAACATCATACCAATTGCTACAGATTGGAAAGCTACAGATTGGCTTATCGCCAATTGTTATGTGCAAGAACGGATTTTGGAAAATTCAAGAAATCCAATTGCAGATGCTCGTATTCATGCGATGACATTTTACAGAAATTCCCTATCCTTTAAACAAAAATTTAATAGAACAAAAGCATCAGCTTTATTATTTAATATGGAAAGTTGGTTGAATCATCATGGTGAAAAACTATCACAGCGTTTTCAACTCTCGACCTACAAAATGATGAATCAAATTTTAAAAAGTATAAATGTAGCTGAAAACAAAAATGAATTTCTAAATAAGGCTAAAAACATAAAAGGCAATATTCATATTATTACAATAAATTCAGATGTTTTTTTTGTTCCAAATGAGAATTGGGAAACTTATGTTGAACTAAAAACAGTTAAGGAAAATGTAACAATTAATGAAATAAAATCTATTGATGGTCATGACGCTTTTTTGATAGAATTTTCACAAATTTCAAAATTCCTTAACCCTATATTTAATAAAAAAGAAAAAGAAAATGAGACAAGTCAGCTTAGTTATATTGGGCATAGGTAA
- the metF gene encoding methylenetetrahydrofolate reductase [NAD(P)H]: MKVTEHINNGNGDSQFSFEILPPLKGQDIQSIFDNIDPLMEFKPPFIDVTYHREEYTFKDVGNGLLKKQIVKKRPGTVGICAAIQNKYGVDAIPHILCGGFTKEDTENFLIDLDFLGIDNVVALRGDAVKTETYFKPEPEGHAYASELVSQISDLNNGIYLDDELQNCSKTNFCVGVGAYPEKHMEAPSLESDIHFLKKKIKNGAEYVVTQMFFDNQKYFDFVDKCRKAGIEVPIIPGLKPISTKKQLNLLPHRFYVDLPEDLVIEVIKCKNNSQVREVGIEWCIAQSKELQDAGIPVLHYYSMGKSSNIKEVAKAVF; the protein is encoded by the coding sequence ATGAAAGTAACTGAACATATAAATAACGGAAATGGAGATTCACAATTTTCGTTTGAGATTTTACCACCTTTAAAAGGTCAAGACATTCAATCAATATTCGATAATATAGACCCGTTAATGGAATTTAAACCGCCATTTATTGATGTTACTTACCATAGAGAAGAGTATACGTTTAAAGATGTAGGTAATGGTTTGTTAAAGAAACAGATTGTAAAAAAACGTCCAGGTACAGTAGGTATTTGTGCTGCCATTCAAAATAAATATGGTGTAGATGCAATACCACACATTCTATGCGGTGGTTTTACAAAAGAAGACACAGAAAATTTTTTAATAGATCTTGACTTTTTAGGTATAGACAATGTAGTAGCGCTGCGTGGAGATGCGGTTAAAACAGAAACTTACTTCAAACCAGAGCCAGAAGGTCATGCTTATGCTAGTGAGTTGGTCAGTCAAATTTCAGATTTAAATAATGGTATTTATTTAGATGATGAACTTCAAAATTGTAGTAAAACTAATTTCTGTGTTGGCGTTGGTGCATACCCAGAAAAGCATATGGAAGCACCAAGTCTAGAAAGTGATATACATTTCTTAAAAAAGAAAATAAAAAATGGTGCCGAATATGTAGTTACTCAAATGTTTTTTGATAATCAGAAGTATTTTGATTTTGTGGATAAATGTAGAAAAGCAGGTATTGAAGTGCCAATTATCCCGGGATTGAAACCTATTTCAACAAAAAAACAACTTAATTTATTACCGCATCGTTTTTATGTAGACCTACCAGAAGATTTAGTAATAGAGGTGATTAAATGTAAGAATAATAGTCAAGTAAGAGAAGTCGGTATTGAATGGTGTATTGCGCAATCTAAAGAGTTACAAGATGCTGGGATACCAGTACTACATTATTACTCTATGGGAAAAAGTAGTAACATAAAAGAAGTTGCCAAAGCAGTTTTTTAG
- the gldA gene encoding gliding motility-associated ABC transporter ATP-binding subunit GldA has protein sequence MSIKVENITKVYGEQKALNNISFSVNAAEIVGFLGPNGAGKSTMMKILTTYINPSGGEAKVNGYDIDSDKKSVQSSVGYLPEHNPLYTELYVREYLKFNADVYGVNKTRIEEVIDLTGLTPESQKKIGQLSKGYRQRVGLANAMLHNPEVLILDEPTTGLDPNQLVDIRNLIKNIGKEKTVFLSTHIMQEVEAMCDRVIIINKGEIVADKYLAEMRQGQEQVVVVEFDYRVEDTFLLKLPNVSSVKNTHDFIYEITFSTTEDMRSHVFDFAHDNELKILQLNQKNESLESLFRELTN, from the coding sequence ATGTCAATAAAAGTTGAGAATATCACCAAGGTATACGGCGAACAAAAAGCTTTAAATAATATTTCTTTCTCAGTAAATGCTGCCGAAATTGTTGGTTTTTTAGGCCCAAATGGAGCTGGAAAATCTACTATGATGAAAATATTGACAACTTATATAAATCCATCTGGAGGTGAGGCCAAAGTCAATGGATATGATATCGACAGTGATAAAAAGTCTGTTCAAAGTTCCGTAGGTTATTTACCTGAGCACAACCCTTTATATACCGAACTTTACGTTAGAGAATATCTAAAGTTTAATGCAGATGTATACGGCGTTAACAAAACACGCATCGAAGAAGTTATTGACCTAACAGGATTAACACCAGAATCTCAGAAAAAAATAGGGCAACTCTCCAAAGGTTATCGTCAACGTGTTGGCTTAGCAAATGCGATGCTTCACAATCCTGAAGTACTAATTTTAGATGAGCCTACAACTGGATTAGACCCAAATCAGTTGGTCGATATCAGAAATCTTATTAAAAATATCGGCAAAGAAAAGACGGTATTTCTATCCACACATATTATGCAAGAAGTCGAAGCTATGTGTGATCGTGTAATTATAATTAATAAAGGTGAAATTGTTGCAGACAAGTATTTAGCAGAGATGCGACAAGGACAAGAACAAGTTGTTGTTGTAGAATTTGACTATCGCGTAGAGGATACTTTTTTATTAAAATTACCGAATGTTAGCTCTGTAAAAAATACACATGATTTTATTTATGAAATCACATTTTCTACTACAGAGGATATGCGCTCTCATGTTTTTGATTTTGCTCATGACAATGAGTTAAAGATTCTTCAGCTTAATCAAAAAAATGAAAGTTTAGAAAGTTTGTTTAGAGAATTGACTAATTAA
- the metH gene encoding methionine synthase: protein MASSDSKKYLTLSGLEPLVVTPESNFINVGERTNVTGSRKFLRLIKEEKFEEALSVARDQVEGGAQIIDVNMDEGMLDGVEAMTTFLNLIASEPDIARVPIMIDSSKWEIIEAGLQVVQGKSVVNSISLKEGEEQFKHQAKLVKRYGAAVIVMAFDEKGQADTYERRIEICKRSYNILVNEVGFPAQDIIFDPNIFPVATGMEEHRKNALDFFNATKWIRENLPHANVSGGVSNVSFSFRGNNAVREAMHSSFLYHAIKNGMNLGIVNPTMLEIYDEIDSDLLERVEDVLFDKRDDATERLLDFAETVKGNKKETTETVLEWRNGELQDRITHALVKGIDSFIVEDVEKARLSVSKPIEVIEGHLMTGMNVVGDLFGSGKMFLPQVVKSARVMKKAVAYLQPFIEAEKDGKQEFAGKILMATVKGDVHDIGKNIVSVVLGCNNYEIIDLGVMVPPEKIIETAVKEQVDVIGLSGLITPSLDEMVYVSKELEKQNIEIPLIIGGATTSKAHTAVKIAPHYQNTVIHINDASRAVTVVGDLLQKDSSVYKNQIREEYDKFREQFLTRGKQKEYLSITDARKNKYQIDWKTTEIVKPKELGVQIIDDFDIKKLEAYIDWSPFFRSWDLHGKYPAILNDEIVGEQATELFADAQELLQKVFDKKLLEAKAIFGLFPANTVNDDDIEVTIKDCHAELDSASHQEVYKFLTLRQQLKKRECVPNHALADFIAPKEKGYQDYIGAFCVTTGFGTKVLAEQFEVDNDDYNSIMIKALADRLAEAFAEYLHKEVRTNYWGYASSENLSNQELIKEDYKGIRPAPGYPACPDHLEKTTIWKLLDVENQIGVKLTESLAMWPAASVSGYYFGNKEAKYFGLGKITEDQLIDYSKRRNITKEEAQKWLNPNLAD, encoded by the coding sequence ATGGCAAGCAGTGATTCTAAAAAATATTTAACCTTATCTGGATTAGAACCTCTTGTAGTTACACCAGAATCTAACTTTATCAATGTTGGTGAACGTACAAATGTTACGGGTTCACGTAAATTTCTTCGGTTGATTAAAGAAGAAAAATTTGAAGAGGCTTTAAGTGTTGCAAGAGATCAGGTTGAAGGTGGTGCCCAAATCATCGATGTTAATATGGACGAAGGTATGCTCGATGGTGTAGAAGCCATGACAACATTTTTAAATCTTATTGCATCAGAGCCAGATATTGCTCGAGTGCCAATTATGATTGATAGTTCAAAATGGGAAATCATTGAAGCTGGATTACAAGTCGTACAAGGAAAAAGTGTTGTAAACTCTATAAGCTTAAAAGAAGGTGAAGAACAGTTTAAGCATCAAGCAAAACTAGTAAAACGTTACGGAGCTGCTGTAATAGTAATGGCATTTGACGAAAAAGGTCAAGCAGACACTTACGAAAGACGGATTGAAATTTGCAAGCGTTCCTACAATATTTTAGTAAACGAAGTAGGATTTCCTGCTCAGGACATCATCTTTGATCCAAATATTTTTCCTGTGGCTACAGGTATGGAAGAGCATAGAAAAAATGCTCTTGATTTTTTTAATGCTACAAAATGGATTAGAGAAAACTTACCACATGCTAACGTTTCTGGAGGTGTAAGTAATGTCTCGTTTAGCTTCCGAGGGAATAATGCGGTACGTGAAGCCATGCACTCTTCATTTTTATATCATGCTATAAAAAACGGGATGAATTTAGGGATTGTAAACCCAACAATGCTAGAGATTTATGATGAGATTGATAGTGATCTTTTAGAACGTGTTGAAGATGTTTTATTTGATAAAAGAGATGATGCTACAGAGCGTTTATTAGACTTTGCAGAAACTGTTAAAGGGAATAAAAAAGAAACAACAGAAACCGTTTTAGAATGGCGAAATGGAGAATTACAGGATAGGATAACACATGCTTTAGTAAAAGGGATTGACAGTTTTATTGTTGAAGATGTAGAAAAAGCAAGACTGTCTGTTTCAAAACCAATTGAAGTTATTGAAGGTCATTTAATGACAGGAATGAATGTAGTTGGGGATTTATTTGGAAGCGGAAAAATGTTTTTGCCACAAGTTGTAAAATCGGCTCGCGTTATGAAAAAAGCAGTGGCTTATTTACAGCCATTTATTGAAGCAGAAAAAGATGGTAAGCAAGAGTTTGCAGGTAAAATATTAATGGCAACTGTAAAAGGCGATGTGCATGATATTGGGAAGAATATTGTAAGTGTTGTTTTAGGCTGTAATAATTACGAGATAATAGATTTAGGTGTTATGGTGCCTCCAGAAAAAATTATAGAAACTGCTGTAAAAGAGCAAGTCGATGTTATTGGTTTAAGTGGCTTGATCACACCATCTTTAGACGAAATGGTATATGTTTCTAAAGAGTTAGAAAAACAGAATATTGAAATACCTTTAATTATTGGTGGTGCTACAACTAGTAAGGCACACACCGCCGTAAAAATTGCACCGCATTATCAAAATACAGTGATTCATATTAATGATGCATCTAGAGCAGTTACTGTTGTCGGCGATTTACTTCAAAAAGATAGTTCTGTTTATAAAAATCAAATACGAGAAGAGTATGATAAATTCCGTGAACAGTTTTTAACTAGAGGAAAACAAAAAGAGTATTTATCAATCACTGATGCTCGAAAAAACAAGTATCAAATTGATTGGAAAACTACAGAAATTGTAAAGCCTAAAGAATTAGGTGTGCAAATTATTGACGATTTTGATATTAAAAAATTGGAAGCTTATATCGATTGGTCTCCATTTTTCAGAAGTTGGGATTTACACGGTAAGTATCCCGCTATTTTAAATGATGAAATAGTTGGTGAACAAGCAACTGAATTATTTGCTGATGCGCAAGAGTTATTGCAAAAAGTTTTTGATAAGAAACTCTTAGAAGCTAAAGCTATTTTTGGTTTGTTCCCTGCAAACACTGTAAATGATGATGATATTGAGGTGACAATAAAAGATTGTCATGCTGAACTTGATTCAGCATCTCATCAAGAAGTATATAAATTTCTTACACTTCGCCAACAACTCAAAAAACGAGAATGCGTTCCTAATCATGCTCTTGCGGATTTTATTGCGCCAAAAGAAAAAGGGTATCAAGATTATATAGGTGCTTTTTGTGTTACTACAGGTTTTGGAACGAAAGTACTGGCAGAGCAATTTGAAGTTGATAATGACGATTATAATTCAATTATGATTAAGGCATTAGCGGATCGTTTGGCTGAAGCTTTTGCTGAATATTTGCACAAAGAAGTTAGAACTAATTATTGGGGATATGCATCAAGTGAAAATTTAAGTAATCAAGAATTAATAAAAGAAGATTACAAAGGTATTCGTCCTGCACCTGGGTATCCAGCTTGTCCTGACCATTTAGAAAAAACAACTATTTGGAAGTTGTTGGATGTAGAAAATCAGATAGGTGTAAAACTTACTGAAAGTTTAGCGATGTGGCCAGCTGCAAGTGTTAGTGGTTATTACTTTGGTAACAAAGAAGCCAAATATTTTGGCCTTGGAAAAATTACTGAAGACCAATTAATAGATTACTCAAAACGAAGAAATATTACAAAAGAAGAAGCTCAAAAATGGTTAAACCCAAATCTTGCTGACTAA
- a CDS encoding acyloxyacyl hydrolase, with the protein MQIRLVSLFLFLSIVLTAQEEDTESYFDANYFKGYIALHDNNLLGLINGRPDGVILSWNKKTFGQENWEQRYNYPDYGASFIYQDLKSRELGDNFGVYGHYNFYFFNRNLMFRIGQGIGYTSNPYDRESNPKNIAFGSSLLSSTYVMLNYKKERIFDHFGLQAGFSLIHYSNANVKAPNTSVNTIALNVGVTYDLDEENPEYIHDLKDEKFTEPIKYNFAFRSGINQSDIIGSGQYPFYIFSAYVDKRINRKSAIQFGADVFFSNFLKELIRYESTAALGNGVTGDEDYKRIGIFAGHELFVNNFSLETQFGYYIYYPFNFESRTYIRAGLKRYFDNKWFAALTLKSHGFRAEAVELGIGLRL; encoded by the coding sequence ATGCAAATAAGATTAGTAAGTTTATTTTTGTTTTTATCGATAGTCTTGACCGCTCAAGAGGAAGATACTGAATCTTATTTTGACGCCAATTACTTTAAGGGTTACATAGCACTTCATGATAATAATCTTTTAGGTTTAATTAACGGAAGACCAGACGGTGTAATACTAAGTTGGAACAAAAAAACCTTTGGGCAAGAGAATTGGGAACAGCGCTATAATTATCCAGATTATGGTGCTTCTTTTATATATCAAGATTTAAAGAGTAGAGAACTAGGGGATAATTTTGGGGTTTATGGGCATTATAACTTTTACTTTTTTAACCGTAATCTAATGTTCCGTATTGGCCAAGGTATTGGCTACACCAGTAATCCTTATGACAGAGAATCAAACCCTAAAAATATTGCCTTTGGCTCAAGTCTATTAAGCAGTACTTATGTAATGCTCAATTACAAAAAAGAACGCATTTTTGACCATTTTGGTCTACAAGCAGGATTTTCATTAATACACTATTCTAACGCAAATGTTAAAGCACCAAATACAAGTGTAAATACTATAGCATTGAATGTTGGAGTTACTTATGACTTAGATGAAGAAAATCCTGAATATATTCATGATTTGAAAGATGAGAAATTTACTGAACCCATAAAATATAATTTTGCTTTTAGGTCAGGTATTAACCAGAGTGATATTATTGGTAGCGGACAATATCCTTTCTATATTTTTTCTGCATATGTTGATAAAAGAATTAATCGTAAAAGCGCTATTCAATTTGGAGCAGATGTGTTTTTTTCTAATTTTTTAAAAGAGTTAATTCGTTATGAAAGTACAGCAGCATTAGGTAATGGGGTCACTGGAGATGAAGATTACAAACGTATTGGAATTTTTGCTGGACATGAGTTGTTTGTAAATAATTTTTCTTTAGAAACCCAATTTGGGTATTATATTTATTACCCTTTTAATTTTGAAAGTCGTACATATATTAGAGCTGGATTAAAACGATATTTTGATAATAAATGGTTCGCTGCTTTAACGCTTAAATCACATGGATTTAGAGCAGAAGCCGTTGAATTAGGAATTGGATTACGATTATGA
- a CDS encoding aspartate kinase: MRQVSLVILGIGNVGSTLIDQIISFKPKLKLNQKIDLKIPVICNSTKALFKDDLDENWRVNFKENSEDYNYEDVIKYVQKNKLQNLIAVDATANEEIVQKYIELIQNNFHLVVANKVANTLDFELYKLIRQTLQKKKKIFYYETNVGAGLPIIETIRNLSQSGDSVKKIRGVFSGSLSYIFNRFSEEDILFSEVLESASNKGYTEPDARDDLSGKDVARKLLVLARELGLKKNLEEVNVQSLVPKSLNGKTTISQFNKRRDELNSVFENDKKNQTGNNVLRYIGELNLENEILEVKLVSESLKTPLGQLKGADNLFEIYTDSYQETPLVIQGAGAGKEVTARGLFSDIVKIANTL, from the coding sequence ATGAGACAAGTCAGCTTAGTTATATTGGGCATAGGTAATGTAGGTTCTACTTTGATAGATCAGATTATTTCTTTTAAACCCAAATTAAAACTCAATCAAAAAATAGATTTAAAAATTCCGGTAATTTGTAATTCGACAAAGGCTCTTTTTAAAGATGATTTAGATGAAAATTGGAGGGTAAATTTTAAAGAAAATTCTGAAGACTATAACTATGAAGATGTTATAAAATACGTTCAAAAAAATAAGCTTCAGAATTTAATTGCCGTAGATGCTACGGCTAATGAAGAAATCGTTCAAAAATATATAGAATTAATTCAGAATAATTTTCATCTTGTTGTCGCAAATAAAGTTGCAAATACCCTCGACTTTGAATTATATAAACTGATAAGACAAACACTCCAAAAAAAGAAAAAAATCTTTTACTACGAAACTAATGTGGGTGCAGGCCTTCCTATTATTGAGACTATTAGAAACTTGTCACAATCTGGTGACAGTGTAAAAAAGATTAGAGGTGTTTTTTCAGGGTCACTCAGTTATATTTTCAATCGTTTTTCTGAAGAAGATATTTTGTTTTCTGAAGTTCTAGAAAGCGCATCAAATAAAGGTTATACAGAGCCTGATGCTAGGGATGATTTGTCTGGAAAGGATGTAGCTAGAAAACTTCTTGTTTTAGCAAGAGAATTAGGTTTAAAAAAGAATTTAGAAGAAGTTAACGTACAATCATTAGTGCCTAAATCACTAAATGGAAAAACGACAATATCGCAATTCAATAAAAGAAGAGATGAATTAAATTCTGTTTTTGAAAATGACAAGAAAAATCAAACTGGAAATAATGTTTTGCGTTATATAGGTGAATTAAATTTAGAAAACGAAATATTAGAAGTTAAATTAGTTTCAGAATCTTTAAAAACTCCACTTGGCCAGCTTAAAGGTGCTGATAACTTATTTGAAATTTACACGGATTCTTATCAAGAAACACCATTGGTTATTCAAGGTGCTGGTGCTGGAAAAGAAGTTACCGCTAGAGGTTTATTTTCTGATATCGTTAAGATTGCTAATACTTTATAA
- a CDS encoding head GIN domain-containing protein, with product MKKIIYIFGLLLFLGCDSDSAPDCFQTAGNSIQQEFSVANFERILVNRDVELIIKQGATQEVIVETGENLLNDVIVEVIGNLLVLTDNNNCNYVRDFGITKVFVTTPNLTEIRCSTQFEIKSDGILDFNNMTLISEDFSSSDNFAIGDFRLELDVVDLQITSNNLSFFYLSGDVEDLNINFVGGNSRFEGENLIAQNVSVFHRGTNDMIVNPQQSITGRILSTGNVISVNQPPIVDVEEVFNGRLIFE from the coding sequence ATGAAAAAGATAATTTACATATTTGGATTATTACTCTTTTTAGGTTGTGATAGCGACAGTGCGCCAGATTGTTTTCAAACTGCAGGAAATAGTATTCAACAAGAGTTTTCTGTCGCTAATTTTGAAAGAATCTTAGTCAATAGAGATGTAGAGCTAATTATAAAACAAGGCGCTACTCAAGAAGTTATTGTCGAAACTGGAGAAAATTTATTAAATGATGTTATAGTCGAAGTCATTGGTAATCTATTAGTATTAACCGACAATAATAATTGTAATTATGTACGTGATTTTGGGATAACTAAAGTGTTTGTAACTACACCAAATCTTACAGAGATAAGATGTTCTACACAATTTGAAATTAAATCTGACGGTATTTTAGATTTTAATAATATGACGCTAATCTCTGAAGACTTTTCATCATCTGATAATTTTGCTATTGGAGATTTCAGATTAGAACTAGACGTAGTTGACTTACAAATTACTTCAAATAATTTATCTTTTTTCTACCTATCTGGAGATGTAGAAGATTTGAACATCAATTTTGTAGGAGGAAATAGTCGTTTTGAAGGCGAAAACTTAATAGCTCAAAACGTATCCGTATTTCATCGTGGGACAAACGACATGATTGTCAATCCACAACAATCTATAACGGGAAGAATTTTATCTACGGGAAATGTCATTTCAGTTAACCAACCTCCAATCGTTGATGTCGAGGAAGTCTTTAATGGGAGATTAATTTTCGAGTAA
- a CDS encoding O-acetylhomoserine aminocarboxypropyltransferase/cysteine synthase family protein, with translation MSTQKFATKALHAGHNVNQNGGTRAVPIYQSTAYVFNDSDHAANLFSLAEPGNIYTRINNPTTDVLEQRLATLEGGIAAVATASGTSAISTTLLTLLRAGDHIVASSSLYGGTYNLLKVTLPRHGITTTFVDPSEAENFKNTAQENTRLFFIESLGNPKLDVLDVESISAQAKAHKVPLVVDNTVATPYLLNPIAHGANIVIHSLTKYINGNGTALGGIIIDAGTFDWTNGKFPEFTEPSEGYHGLVYSEALEEAAFIAKVRIEGLRDYGGALSPFNAFQIIQGLETLELRIKKHSENALELAQWLQQQDEVSWVNYPGLETSNYKDLADKYLPNGKSGIVTFGLKGGFEAAKKVADTTELFSLLANIGDTKSLIIHPASTTHQQLTDTEQQSTGVTKDLIRLSVGLEDVEDLKTDLKEAFAAVLKPVQA, from the coding sequence ATGAGTACACAAAAATTTGCAACTAAAGCGTTGCATGCAGGACACAATGTCAATCAAAATGGAGGAACAAGAGCTGTTCCTATTTACCAATCAACAGCTTATGTGTTTAATGATTCAGATCATGCAGCTAATTTATTTTCATTAGCTGAACCTGGAAATATTTATACAAGGATTAACAACCCTACAACAGACGTTTTAGAGCAACGTCTAGCTACACTTGAAGGAGGTATTGCAGCTGTGGCAACAGCATCAGGAACTTCTGCTATTTCTACAACTTTATTAACGCTTCTTAGAGCTGGCGACCATATTGTAGCTTCTAGTAGTTTGTACGGAGGAACCTATAATTTGTTAAAAGTAACACTACCAAGACATGGAATTACAACAACTTTTGTCGACCCTTCAGAAGCTGAAAACTTTAAGAACACTGCACAAGAAAACACAAGGTTATTTTTTATTGAGTCTTTAGGAAATCCAAAATTAGATGTTTTAGATGTTGAAAGTATTTCGGCGCAAGCAAAAGCACATAAAGTGCCTTTAGTTGTTGACAATACTGTTGCTACACCGTATTTACTTAATCCTATTGCTCATGGTGCTAATATTGTAATTCATTCGCTTACAAAATATATCAATGGTAATGGTACAGCATTAGGTGGAATAATTATTGACGCTGGGACATTTGATTGGACAAACGGAAAATTCCCTGAATTTACAGAGCCATCAGAAGGTTATCATGGTTTAGTATATAGTGAAGCGCTAGAAGAGGCAGCATTTATCGCCAAAGTAAGAATCGAAGGTTTAAGAGATTATGGTGGTGCATTGAGTCCTTTTAATGCGTTTCAAATTATTCAAGGTTTAGAAACTTTAGAGTTAAGGATAAAGAAGCATAGCGAAAACGCATTAGAATTAGCACAATGGTTACAGCAACAAGACGAAGTTTCTTGGGTAAATTATCCAGGCTTAGAAACGAGTAATTATAAAGATTTAGCCGACAAATATTTACCAAACGGCAAAAGTGGCATTGTTACTTTTGGACTTAAAGGAGGTTTTGAAGCTGCAAAGAAAGTAGCAGATACAACAGAATTATTCTCTTTATTGGCAAATATTGGAGATACCAAGTCTCTAATAATTCATCCAGCAAGTACAACGCATCAACAACTTACGGACACTGAACAACAGAGTACAGGTGTAACCAAAGATTTAATTCGTCTATCAGTTGGTTTAGAGGATGTTGAAGATTTAAAGACAGATTTAAAAGAAGCTTTCGCAGCTGTTTTAAAGCCTGTGCAAGCTTAA
- a CDS encoding homocysteine S-methyltransferase family protein: protein MSRIKEEIQKRILVLDGAMGTMLQRHSFTESDFRGERFKDYPTPLQGNNDLLSLTQPEAIANVHRQYFEAGADIVETNTFSGTTIAMADYNMEDLVYELNYESAKIAKAVAEEFTSHNPNKPRFVAGSIGPTNRTASLSPDVNKPEFRAVTFEELRKAYKQQVEALLDGGVDVLLVETIFDTLNAKAALFAIEEVKEERNIDIPIMVSGTITDASGRTLSGQTVEAFLTSISHIPLLSVGFNCALGAEQLQPYLQRLSNETEFYTSAHPNAGLPNAFGEYDETAEEMQGYIEDYLKDDLINIIGGCCGTNPDHIKAIAEVASKYKPRQIQVEA from the coding sequence ATGAGTAGAATTAAGGAAGAAATTCAAAAGAGAATATTAGTTTTAGATGGTGCAATGGGTACAATGCTTCAGCGCCATAGTTTTACTGAGTCTGATTTTCGTGGCGAACGTTTTAAAGATTATCCAACACCATTACAAGGTAATAACGATTTATTATCGTTGACACAGCCAGAAGCTATTGCAAATGTTCATAGGCAGTATTTTGAAGCTGGTGCAGATATCGTAGAAACCAATACTTTTTCAGGGACTACAATTGCTATGGCCGATTATAATATGGAAGATTTGGTTTACGAACTAAATTACGAATCTGCAAAAATTGCAAAAGCAGTAGCAGAAGAATTTACAAGTCATAATCCAAATAAGCCTCGATTTGTAGCTGGTAGTATTGGACCAACTAACAGAACGGCTAGTTTATCTCCAGATGTAAATAAGCCTGAATTTCGCGCCGTTACTTTTGAAGAATTACGAAAAGCATATAAGCAGCAAGTTGAAGCCTTACTTGATGGTGGTGTCGATGTGCTTTTAGTAGAAACTATATTTGACACGCTAAATGCCAAAGCGGCTTTATTTGCGATTGAAGAAGTCAAGGAAGAACGCAATATTGATATACCAATTATGGTGTCAGGAACAATAACTGATGCTTCGGGGCGCACATTATCTGGTCAAACAGTCGAAGCTTTTTTAACATCAATATCTCATATCCCATTATTAAGTGTTGGTTTTAATTGTGCCTTAGGAGCAGAACAATTACAACCGTATTTACAACGGCTCTCTAACGAAACAGAATTTTATACTTCTGCACATCCAAATGCAGGCTTACCTAATGCATTTGGAGAATATGACGAGACAGCTGAAGAAATGCAAGGTTATATTGAAGATTACCTTAAAGACGATTTGATAAATATCATCGGTGGATGTTGTGGTACAAACCCAGACCATATAAAAGCGATTGCAGAAGTAGCATCAAAATATAAACCCAGACAAATACAAGTTGAAGCATAA